The following proteins come from a genomic window of Amaranthus tricolor cultivar Red isolate AtriRed21 chromosome 14, ASM2621246v1, whole genome shotgun sequence:
- the LOC130800082 gene encoding nucleotide-sugar uncharacterized transporter 2-like — MAMSFNFMVAVGIILVNKLVMGKVGFNYPIFLTLIHYTVSWILMALFKALSWLPASPPSKSTPFSSLFSLGIVMALSNGLANTSLLYNSVGFYQMAKIAVTPTIVLTEFIFLRKTISYNKVIALAIVSVGVAVATVKDLEFNTFGACVAVAWIVPSAVNKILWSNLQQQSNWTALALMWKTTPVTIFFLLALMPWLDPPGVLSFQWTVRNSSAVMVSAVLGFLLQWSGALALGATSATAHVVLGQFKTCIILLGGYLMFNSDPGPMSLCGAVTALGGMSVYTSLSLNESSESVTKQNPTQNQPVKAKTDVEDDEENGSVMSISSTE; from the exons ATGGCCATGTCCTTCAATTTCATGGTTGCTGTTGGGATTATTCTTGTCAATAAATTg GTGATGGGGAAAGTGGGATTCAATTACCCAATATTCCTAACACTAATACACTACACAGTATCATGGATTTTGATGGCTTTGTTCAAAGCATTATCATGGCTTCCAGCTTCACCTCCTTCTAAATCAACgcctttctcttctcttttctctttGGGTATTGTTATGGCTCTTTCCAATGGTCTTGCTAACACTAGTCTTCTATATAACAG tGTTGGTTTTTACCAAATGGCTAAGATTGCTGTAACTCCAACCATTGTTCTTACAGAATTCATATTTTTGAGGAAGACCATTTCTTACAATAAG GTCATAGCATTGGCCATAGTATCAGTAGGTGTAGCAGTTGCAACAGTGAAAGATCTCGAGTTCAATACATTTGGTGCTTGTGTTGCGGTTGCTTGGATTGTTCCCAGTGCAGTGAACAAAATTCTATGGTCAAATCTGCAACAGCAAAGCAACTGGACTGCTCTAGC ATTGATGTGGAAGACAACTCCTGTAACAATTTTCTTCTTATTAGCTTTAATGCCTTGGCTCGATCCACCGGGTGTTTTGTCCTTCCAATGGACTGTTAGGAACTCATCTGCAGTTATGGTGTCTGCTGTTCTTGGTTTTCTTTTACAGTGGTCTGGAGCTTTAGCTCTTGG GGCAACATCAGCAACAGCTCACGTTGTTTTGGGACAATTCAAGACCTGTATAATTTTGCTAGGAGGGTACCTAATGTTCAATTCAGATCCAGGACCAATGAGTCTTTGTGGTGCAGTTACAGCATTGGGTGGTATGTCAGTTTATACGTCACTTAGTTTGAATGAATCCTCTGAAAGTGTAACGAAGCAGAATCCAACCCAAAATCAGCCCGTAAAAGCTAAAACAGACGTTGAAGACGACGAGGAGAATGGTAGTGTGATGAGCATCTCAAGTACTGAATAA